A genome region from Ctenopharyngodon idella isolate HZGC_01 chromosome 5, HZGC01, whole genome shotgun sequence includes the following:
- the fcho2 gene encoding F-BAR domain only protein 2 isoform X4: MITPYFLENFWGDKNNGFDVLYHNMKHGQISSKELSDFIRERATIEEVYSRSMTKLAKTASNCSQLGTFAPVWDVFKQSTEKLAACHMELVRKLQELIKEVQKYVEEQAKNHKKTKEEVASTLEAVQNIQSVSQALQKSKENYVSKMLEQERMRKEGATQRDLDKAGLKVKKATESYKSYVEKYATAKTEFEQRMTETAQKFQGIEEEHVMRMQEIIHSYSQSVEETHIQIGEVQQEFVNNMENTSIESLIQKLAESKGTGKERPGPIEFEECNVSIATEGAKPRKRKTFAIPGRRKDKDTDSTESAEVEAVNASNGAPPGFYGAIDLHNANVPQLDEEGFCIRPEVNENDAKENSFYSSSDSEDEDEPRKFHVQIKPVQTNNGTHQHKATIDELKASIGNITLSPTPAVHMKKNQSSDELTRPKIPQPSFNDRFATNDLLSLDPFGPTSTGSSSSLPHSSEVDLQSEPTSPSAVSLEVTEPPALPLPSKLPPPAGLAKPCTPSFPVLPYPPSTSFPNEAVAPLHPGPTRALSVPPALQAVPKDYATHKPPLSAPATGPDTLSSWAQSQWIAFNDAFVPCRGPSHQPARPRSVPVSQQPKLFFREIGDPFGSIGKEESTSSLNEAPARSMQDVPPPNRPTTPLGTAAIVPPPRPLSRPKLPAGKLTGINEAGRPFSPPKVSNSSPPPAAPLARAESSSSLSSNTSLSANNTPTVEDDLFVGKLPTFEKRCETPAGTSRGPSPVTLASQDALPIAVAFTESVNAYFKGADPSKCIVKITGDMTLSFPSGIIKIFTSSPSPAVLSFKLSNTSRLEQIMPNQQLLHSDSSQSDTNTKDFWLNMSALTAYLRKSSEQNPAASYYNVDVLKYQVCSNGIQSTPLNLVVYWKCTPTTTDLRVDYRYNPEAMQPPAALTNVQVLVPVNGGVMNMQSLPNAIWNAEQCKSLWKLSDISDKSENEGSGTLRAKFELSDGPSIPATLAVQFFSEGSTLSGVDMELVGSGYRLSLNKKRFATGRYMADC, encoded by the exons AGCCACCATAGAGGAGGTTTATTCAAGATCAATGACCAAACTGGCCAAGACTGCCAGCAACTGCTCTCAGCTAGG GACGTTTGCGCCGGTGTGGGATGTGTTTAAACAGTCAACGGAGAAACTGGCAGCGTGTCACATGGAGCTGGTCCGCAAACTGCAAGAGCTCATCAAGGAAGTCCAGAAATATGTGGAGGAACAAGCCAAAAATCATAAGAAG ACAAAGGAGGAGGTGGCGTCCACTTTGGAGGCTGTGCAGAACATCCAGAGCGTGTCACAGGCCTTACAGAAGAGCAAAGAAAACTATGTCAGCAAGATGCTAGAGCAAGAACGTATGCGCAAAGAGGGGGCCACACAGAGAGACCTGGACAAG GCTGGATTGAAGGTCAAGAAAGCCACGGAGTCCTACAAGTCTTATGTGGAGAAGTATGCCACTGCGAAAACAGAATTTGAGCAAAGAATGACAGAAACCGCACAA AAATTCCAGGGCATCGAAGAGGAACATGTCATGCGTATGCAGGAGATTATCCATTCATACTCTCAGTCTGTTGAAGAGACGCACATACAGATCGGAGAG gTGCAACAAGAGTTTGTGAACAACATGGAGAACACTTCCATCGAGAGCCTCATACAGAAACTGGCAGAAAGCAAAGGAACAGGCAAAGAGAGACCAG GGCCCATCGAATTTGAGGAATGTAATGTCTCCATTGCCACAGAAG GTGCCAAAcccagaaaaagaaaaacctttGCCATACCAGGCCGACGGAAAGATAAAGACACAGATTCCAC TGAATCAGCTGAAGTAGAAGCAGTT AACGCTTCCAACGGAGCTCCCCCGGGTTTCTACGGTGCTATAGATCTTCATAACGCC aATGTGCCTCAGCTGGACGAGGAGGGCTTCTGTATCCGACCAGAAGTCAACGAGAATGAT GCCAAAGAGAACTCCTTTTATTCATCCAGTGACTCAGAAGATGAGGATGAGCCAAGAAAATTCCACGTTCAGATCAAACCCGTGCAGACCAACAACGGCACACACCAACACAAAGCCACCATCGACGAGCTGAAGGCCTCTATTGGAAACATCACCCTCTCGCCCACCCCTGCC GTTCATATGAAGAAGAACCAATCCA GTGATGAACTGACACGACCCAAGATACCGCAGCCATCCTTTAACGA TAGATTTGCCACTAATGACCTGCTGTCTTTGGATCCGTTTGGCCCGACCAGCACCGGCTCCAGCTCTTCTCTACCCCACTCATCAG AAGTGGATTTACAGTCGGAGCCCACCTCTCCTTCGGCAGTCAGTCTTGAGGTTACCGAGCCTCCTGCTTTGCCCCTTCCCTCCAAACTCCCTCCTCCTGCCGGTCTCGCCAAGCCATGCACCCCATCATTTCCTGTTCTCCCCTATCCTCCCTCCACCTCTTTCCCCAATGAGGCTGTTGCCCCCCTCCACCCTGGCCCTACTCGAGCTCTGAGCGTGCCTCCAGCCCTACAGGCTGTTCCTAAGGACTACGCTACCCACAAGCCCCCTCTCAGTGCTCCCGCCACTGGTCCAGACACGCTTTCATCCTGGGCCCAGAGCCAATGGATTGCCTTCAATGATGCCTTTGTGCCATGCCGTGGACCATCCCATCAACCAGCGAGACCTCGGTCAGTGCCTGTATCTCAACAGCCCAAGCTTTTCTTCAGAGAGATTGGTGACCCATTTGGCAGCATTGGGAAAGAGGAGAGCACATCCTCTCTGAACGAAGCACCAGCCCGATCCATGCAGGATG TACCACCTCCAAACAGGCCAACCACTCCCCTGGGCACAGCAGCCATAGTCCCGCCTCCAAGACCATTATCACGGCCCAAACTGCCTGCAGGCAAGCTGACGGGCATCAATGAGGCT GGCCGGCCGTTCAGCCCTCCTAAGGTGTCCAACTCCAGCCCTCCTCCCGCTGCTCCTCTGGCTCGTGCCGAGAGCTCCTCTTCTCTCAGCTCCAACACCTCCCTGAGCGCCAACAACACACCTACTGTCG AGGACGATCTTTTCGTGGGGAAACTGCCCACATTTGAGAAGAGATGCGAGACTCCTGCAG GGACATCTCGTGGGCCCAGTCCAGTGACACTGGCTTCCCAGGATGCATTGCCCATTGCTGTAGCATTCACAGAGTCAGTTAATGCCTATTTCAAAGGAGCAGATCCCAGCAA GTGTATTGTGAAGATCACAGGAGACATGACCCTGTCTTTCCCCAGCGGTATCATCAAGATTTTCACCTCTAGTCCGTCTCCTGCTGTACTCAGCTTTAAACTCTCAAACACTAGCAGATTAGAGCAAATTATGCCCAACCAGCAACTATTACACAG TGACTCCTCCCAGAGTGACACAAACACTAAGGACTTTTGGCTGAACATGTCTGCATTGACGGCGTACCTCAGGAAGAGCTCTGAGCAGAATCCTGCTGCATCCTATTACAACGTAGACGTCCTAAAGTACCAG GTATGTTCAAATGGGATTCAGTCGACACCTCTCAACCTCGTGGTGTACTGGAAATGTACCCCTACAACTACAGACCTGCGAGTGGACTACCGATACAACCCAGAGGCCATGCAGCCCCCTGCTGCGCTCACCAATGTACAGGTGTTAGTGCCTGTCAATGGTGGGGTCATGAATATGCAGTCACTCCCCAACGCTATCTG GAATGCAGAACAGTGTAAGTCATTATGGAAACTGAGTGACATCTCTGACAAGTCTGAAAATGAAG gCTCTGGTACTTTGAGGGCAAAGTTTGAGCTGTCTGATGGTCCATCCATCCCTGCCACCCTGGCTGTTCAGTTCTTCAGCGAGGGCAGCACACTGTCTGGTGTGGATATGGAACTAGTTGGCTCTGGTTACCGGCTCTCCCTCAATAAGAAGAGATTCGCCACTG GCCGCTATATGGCTGACTGCTGA
- the fcho2 gene encoding F-BAR domain only protein 2 isoform X8 encodes MITPYFLENFWGDKNNGFDVLYHNMKHGQISSKELSDFIRERATIEEVYSRSMTKLAKTASNCSQLGTFAPVWDVFKQSTEKLAACHMELVRKLQELIKEVQKYVEEQAKNHKKTKEEVASTLEAVQNIQSVSQALQKSKENYVSKMLEQERMRKEGATQRDLDKAGLKVKKATESYKSYVEKYATAKTEFEQRMTETAQKFQGIEEEHVMRMQEIIHSYSQSVEETHIQIGEVQQEFVNNMENTSIESLIQKLAESKGTGKERPGPIEFEECNVSIATEGAKPRKRKTFAIPGRRKDKDTDSTESAEVEAVNASNGAPPGFYGAIDLHNANVPQLDEEGFCIRPEVNENDAKENSFYSSSDSEDEDEPRKFHVQIKPVQTNNGTHQHKATIDELKASIGNITLSPTPAVHMKKNQSSDELTRPKIPQPSFNEFATNDLLSLDPFGPTSTGSSSSLPHSSDLASLFLTSFPTSPPLQLNDEVFEDPEVDLQSEPTSPSAVSLEVTEPPALPLPSKLPPPAGLAKPCTPSFPVLPYPPSTSFPNEAVAPLHPGPTRALSVPPALQAVPKDYATHKPPLSAPATGPDTLSSWAQSQWIAFNDAFVPCRGPSHQPARPRSVPVSQQPKLFFREIGDPFGSIGKEESTSSLNEAPARSMQDVPPPNRPTTPLGTAAIVPPPRPLSRPKLPAGKLTGINEAGRPFSPPKVSNSSPPPAAPLARAESSSSLSSNTSLSANNTPTVGTSRGPSPVTLASQDALPIAVAFTESVNAYFKGADPSKCIVKITGDMTLSFPSGIIKIFTSSPSPAVLSFKLSNTSRLEQIMPNQQLLHSDSSQSDTNTKDFWLNMSALTAYLRKSSEQNPAASYYNVDVLKYQVCSNGIQSTPLNLVVYWKCTPTTTDLRVDYRYNPEAMQPPAALTNVQVLVPVNGGVMNMQSLPNAIWNAEQCKSLWKLSDISDKSENEGSGTLRAKFELSDGPSIPATLAVQFFSEGSTLSGVDMELVGSGYRLSLNKKRFATGRYMADC; translated from the exons AGCCACCATAGAGGAGGTTTATTCAAGATCAATGACCAAACTGGCCAAGACTGCCAGCAACTGCTCTCAGCTAGG GACGTTTGCGCCGGTGTGGGATGTGTTTAAACAGTCAACGGAGAAACTGGCAGCGTGTCACATGGAGCTGGTCCGCAAACTGCAAGAGCTCATCAAGGAAGTCCAGAAATATGTGGAGGAACAAGCCAAAAATCATAAGAAG ACAAAGGAGGAGGTGGCGTCCACTTTGGAGGCTGTGCAGAACATCCAGAGCGTGTCACAGGCCTTACAGAAGAGCAAAGAAAACTATGTCAGCAAGATGCTAGAGCAAGAACGTATGCGCAAAGAGGGGGCCACACAGAGAGACCTGGACAAG GCTGGATTGAAGGTCAAGAAAGCCACGGAGTCCTACAAGTCTTATGTGGAGAAGTATGCCACTGCGAAAACAGAATTTGAGCAAAGAATGACAGAAACCGCACAA AAATTCCAGGGCATCGAAGAGGAACATGTCATGCGTATGCAGGAGATTATCCATTCATACTCTCAGTCTGTTGAAGAGACGCACATACAGATCGGAGAG gTGCAACAAGAGTTTGTGAACAACATGGAGAACACTTCCATCGAGAGCCTCATACAGAAACTGGCAGAAAGCAAAGGAACAGGCAAAGAGAGACCAG GGCCCATCGAATTTGAGGAATGTAATGTCTCCATTGCCACAGAAG GTGCCAAAcccagaaaaagaaaaacctttGCCATACCAGGCCGACGGAAAGATAAAGACACAGATTCCAC TGAATCAGCTGAAGTAGAAGCAGTT AACGCTTCCAACGGAGCTCCCCCGGGTTTCTACGGTGCTATAGATCTTCATAACGCC aATGTGCCTCAGCTGGACGAGGAGGGCTTCTGTATCCGACCAGAAGTCAACGAGAATGAT GCCAAAGAGAACTCCTTTTATTCATCCAGTGACTCAGAAGATGAGGATGAGCCAAGAAAATTCCACGTTCAGATCAAACCCGTGCAGACCAACAACGGCACACACCAACACAAAGCCACCATCGACGAGCTGAAGGCCTCTATTGGAAACATCACCCTCTCGCCCACCCCTGCC GTTCATATGAAGAAGAACCAATCCA GTGATGAACTGACACGACCCAAGATACCGCAGCCATCCTTTAACGA ATTTGCCACTAATGACCTGCTGTCTTTGGATCCGTTTGGCCCGACCAGCACCGGCTCCAGCTCTTCTCTACCCCACTCATCAG ACCTGGCTTCTCTCTTCTTAACATCTTTCCCTACATCTCCCCCACTGCAGTTAAATGATGAGGTTTTTGAAGACCCAG AAGTGGATTTACAGTCGGAGCCCACCTCTCCTTCGGCAGTCAGTCTTGAGGTTACCGAGCCTCCTGCTTTGCCCCTTCCCTCCAAACTCCCTCCTCCTGCCGGTCTCGCCAAGCCATGCACCCCATCATTTCCTGTTCTCCCCTATCCTCCCTCCACCTCTTTCCCCAATGAGGCTGTTGCCCCCCTCCACCCTGGCCCTACTCGAGCTCTGAGCGTGCCTCCAGCCCTACAGGCTGTTCCTAAGGACTACGCTACCCACAAGCCCCCTCTCAGTGCTCCCGCCACTGGTCCAGACACGCTTTCATCCTGGGCCCAGAGCCAATGGATTGCCTTCAATGATGCCTTTGTGCCATGCCGTGGACCATCCCATCAACCAGCGAGACCTCGGTCAGTGCCTGTATCTCAACAGCCCAAGCTTTTCTTCAGAGAGATTGGTGACCCATTTGGCAGCATTGGGAAAGAGGAGAGCACATCCTCTCTGAACGAAGCACCAGCCCGATCCATGCAGGATG TACCACCTCCAAACAGGCCAACCACTCCCCTGGGCACAGCAGCCATAGTCCCGCCTCCAAGACCATTATCACGGCCCAAACTGCCTGCAGGCAAGCTGACGGGCATCAATGAGGCT GGCCGGCCGTTCAGCCCTCCTAAGGTGTCCAACTCCAGCCCTCCTCCCGCTGCTCCTCTGGCTCGTGCCGAGAGCTCCTCTTCTCTCAGCTCCAACACCTCCCTGAGCGCCAACAACACACCTACTGTCG GGACATCTCGTGGGCCCAGTCCAGTGACACTGGCTTCCCAGGATGCATTGCCCATTGCTGTAGCATTCACAGAGTCAGTTAATGCCTATTTCAAAGGAGCAGATCCCAGCAA GTGTATTGTGAAGATCACAGGAGACATGACCCTGTCTTTCCCCAGCGGTATCATCAAGATTTTCACCTCTAGTCCGTCTCCTGCTGTACTCAGCTTTAAACTCTCAAACACTAGCAGATTAGAGCAAATTATGCCCAACCAGCAACTATTACACAG TGACTCCTCCCAGAGTGACACAAACACTAAGGACTTTTGGCTGAACATGTCTGCATTGACGGCGTACCTCAGGAAGAGCTCTGAGCAGAATCCTGCTGCATCCTATTACAACGTAGACGTCCTAAAGTACCAG GTATGTTCAAATGGGATTCAGTCGACACCTCTCAACCTCGTGGTGTACTGGAAATGTACCCCTACAACTACAGACCTGCGAGTGGACTACCGATACAACCCAGAGGCCATGCAGCCCCCTGCTGCGCTCACCAATGTACAGGTGTTAGTGCCTGTCAATGGTGGGGTCATGAATATGCAGTCACTCCCCAACGCTATCTG GAATGCAGAACAGTGTAAGTCATTATGGAAACTGAGTGACATCTCTGACAAGTCTGAAAATGAAG gCTCTGGTACTTTGAGGGCAAAGTTTGAGCTGTCTGATGGTCCATCCATCCCTGCCACCCTGGCTGTTCAGTTCTTCAGCGAGGGCAGCACACTGTCTGGTGTGGATATGGAACTAGTTGGCTCTGGTTACCGGCTCTCCCTCAATAAGAAGAGATTCGCCACTG GCCGCTATATGGCTGACTGCTGA
- the fcho2 gene encoding F-BAR domain only protein 2 isoform X3, whose protein sequence is MITPYFLENFWGDKNNGFDVLYHNMKHGQISSKELSDFIRERATIEEVYSRSMTKLAKTASNCSQLGTFAPVWDVFKQSTEKLAACHMELVRKLQELIKEVQKYVEEQAKNHKKTKEEVASTLEAVQNIQSVSQALQKSKENYVSKMLEQERMRKEGATQRDLDKAGLKVKKATESYKSYVEKYATAKTEFEQRMTETAQKFQGIEEEHVMRMQEIIHSYSQSVEETHIQIGEVQQEFVNNMENTSIESLIQKLAESKGTGKERPGPIEFEECNVSIATEGAKPRKRKTFAIPGRRKDKDTDSTESAEVEAVNASNGAPPGFYGAIDLHNANVPQLDEEGFCIRPEVNENDAKENSFYSSSDSEDEDEPRKFHVQIKPVQTNNGTHQHKATIDELKASIGNITLSPTPAVHMKKNQSSDELTRPKIPQPSFNDRFATNDLLSLDPFGPTSTGSSSSLPHSSDLASLFLTSFPTSPPLQLNDEVFEDPEVDLQSEPTSPSAVSLEVTEPPALPLPSKLPPPAGLAKPCTPSFPVLPYPPSTSFPNEAVAPLHPGPTRALSVPPALQAVPKDYATHKPPLSAPATGPDTLSSWAQSQWIAFNDAFVPCRGPSHQPARPRSVPVSQQPKLFFREIGDPFGSIGKEESTSSLNEAPARSMQDVPPPNRPTTPLGTAAIVPPPRPLSRPKLPAGKLTGINEAGRPFSPPKVSNSSPPPAAPLARAESSSSLSSNTSLSANNTPTVGTSRGPSPVTLASQDALPIAVAFTESVNAYFKGADPSKCIVKITGDMTLSFPSGIIKIFTSSPSPAVLSFKLSNTSRLEQIMPNQQLLHSDSSQSDTNTKDFWLNMSALTAYLRKSSEQNPAASYYNVDVLKYQVCSNGIQSTPLNLVVYWKCTPTTTDLRVDYRYNPEAMQPPAALTNVQVLVPVNGGVMNMQSLPNAIWNAEQCKSLWKLSDISDKSENEGSGTLRAKFELSDGPSIPATLAVQFFSEGSTLSGVDMELVGSGYRLSLNKKRFATGRYMADC, encoded by the exons AGCCACCATAGAGGAGGTTTATTCAAGATCAATGACCAAACTGGCCAAGACTGCCAGCAACTGCTCTCAGCTAGG GACGTTTGCGCCGGTGTGGGATGTGTTTAAACAGTCAACGGAGAAACTGGCAGCGTGTCACATGGAGCTGGTCCGCAAACTGCAAGAGCTCATCAAGGAAGTCCAGAAATATGTGGAGGAACAAGCCAAAAATCATAAGAAG ACAAAGGAGGAGGTGGCGTCCACTTTGGAGGCTGTGCAGAACATCCAGAGCGTGTCACAGGCCTTACAGAAGAGCAAAGAAAACTATGTCAGCAAGATGCTAGAGCAAGAACGTATGCGCAAAGAGGGGGCCACACAGAGAGACCTGGACAAG GCTGGATTGAAGGTCAAGAAAGCCACGGAGTCCTACAAGTCTTATGTGGAGAAGTATGCCACTGCGAAAACAGAATTTGAGCAAAGAATGACAGAAACCGCACAA AAATTCCAGGGCATCGAAGAGGAACATGTCATGCGTATGCAGGAGATTATCCATTCATACTCTCAGTCTGTTGAAGAGACGCACATACAGATCGGAGAG gTGCAACAAGAGTTTGTGAACAACATGGAGAACACTTCCATCGAGAGCCTCATACAGAAACTGGCAGAAAGCAAAGGAACAGGCAAAGAGAGACCAG GGCCCATCGAATTTGAGGAATGTAATGTCTCCATTGCCACAGAAG GTGCCAAAcccagaaaaagaaaaacctttGCCATACCAGGCCGACGGAAAGATAAAGACACAGATTCCAC TGAATCAGCTGAAGTAGAAGCAGTT AACGCTTCCAACGGAGCTCCCCCGGGTTTCTACGGTGCTATAGATCTTCATAACGCC aATGTGCCTCAGCTGGACGAGGAGGGCTTCTGTATCCGACCAGAAGTCAACGAGAATGAT GCCAAAGAGAACTCCTTTTATTCATCCAGTGACTCAGAAGATGAGGATGAGCCAAGAAAATTCCACGTTCAGATCAAACCCGTGCAGACCAACAACGGCACACACCAACACAAAGCCACCATCGACGAGCTGAAGGCCTCTATTGGAAACATCACCCTCTCGCCCACCCCTGCC GTTCATATGAAGAAGAACCAATCCA GTGATGAACTGACACGACCCAAGATACCGCAGCCATCCTTTAACGA TAGATTTGCCACTAATGACCTGCTGTCTTTGGATCCGTTTGGCCCGACCAGCACCGGCTCCAGCTCTTCTCTACCCCACTCATCAG ACCTGGCTTCTCTCTTCTTAACATCTTTCCCTACATCTCCCCCACTGCAGTTAAATGATGAGGTTTTTGAAGACCCAG AAGTGGATTTACAGTCGGAGCCCACCTCTCCTTCGGCAGTCAGTCTTGAGGTTACCGAGCCTCCTGCTTTGCCCCTTCCCTCCAAACTCCCTCCTCCTGCCGGTCTCGCCAAGCCATGCACCCCATCATTTCCTGTTCTCCCCTATCCTCCCTCCACCTCTTTCCCCAATGAGGCTGTTGCCCCCCTCCACCCTGGCCCTACTCGAGCTCTGAGCGTGCCTCCAGCCCTACAGGCTGTTCCTAAGGACTACGCTACCCACAAGCCCCCTCTCAGTGCTCCCGCCACTGGTCCAGACACGCTTTCATCCTGGGCCCAGAGCCAATGGATTGCCTTCAATGATGCCTTTGTGCCATGCCGTGGACCATCCCATCAACCAGCGAGACCTCGGTCAGTGCCTGTATCTCAACAGCCCAAGCTTTTCTTCAGAGAGATTGGTGACCCATTTGGCAGCATTGGGAAAGAGGAGAGCACATCCTCTCTGAACGAAGCACCAGCCCGATCCATGCAGGATG TACCACCTCCAAACAGGCCAACCACTCCCCTGGGCACAGCAGCCATAGTCCCGCCTCCAAGACCATTATCACGGCCCAAACTGCCTGCAGGCAAGCTGACGGGCATCAATGAGGCT GGCCGGCCGTTCAGCCCTCCTAAGGTGTCCAACTCCAGCCCTCCTCCCGCTGCTCCTCTGGCTCGTGCCGAGAGCTCCTCTTCTCTCAGCTCCAACACCTCCCTGAGCGCCAACAACACACCTACTGTCG GGACATCTCGTGGGCCCAGTCCAGTGACACTGGCTTCCCAGGATGCATTGCCCATTGCTGTAGCATTCACAGAGTCAGTTAATGCCTATTTCAAAGGAGCAGATCCCAGCAA GTGTATTGTGAAGATCACAGGAGACATGACCCTGTCTTTCCCCAGCGGTATCATCAAGATTTTCACCTCTAGTCCGTCTCCTGCTGTACTCAGCTTTAAACTCTCAAACACTAGCAGATTAGAGCAAATTATGCCCAACCAGCAACTATTACACAG TGACTCCTCCCAGAGTGACACAAACACTAAGGACTTTTGGCTGAACATGTCTGCATTGACGGCGTACCTCAGGAAGAGCTCTGAGCAGAATCCTGCTGCATCCTATTACAACGTAGACGTCCTAAAGTACCAG GTATGTTCAAATGGGATTCAGTCGACACCTCTCAACCTCGTGGTGTACTGGAAATGTACCCCTACAACTACAGACCTGCGAGTGGACTACCGATACAACCCAGAGGCCATGCAGCCCCCTGCTGCGCTCACCAATGTACAGGTGTTAGTGCCTGTCAATGGTGGGGTCATGAATATGCAGTCACTCCCCAACGCTATCTG GAATGCAGAACAGTGTAAGTCATTATGGAAACTGAGTGACATCTCTGACAAGTCTGAAAATGAAG gCTCTGGTACTTTGAGGGCAAAGTTTGAGCTGTCTGATGGTCCATCCATCCCTGCCACCCTGGCTGTTCAGTTCTTCAGCGAGGGCAGCACACTGTCTGGTGTGGATATGGAACTAGTTGGCTCTGGTTACCGGCTCTCCCTCAATAAGAAGAGATTCGCCACTG GCCGCTATATGGCTGACTGCTGA